The following proteins are co-located in the Spirosoma montaniterrae genome:
- a CDS encoding amidohydrolase family protein, protein MNTTKILPHQDVVVENGLIKTIKPTARNKYANATVIDASGKYLMPGLADMHVHLPRKDQFGYGLDQFFQLHLAAGITTLRSMRGDEADPELQRLIGEGKKLAPDLYISAPPFSARYWLSSDSLTRLVRQYKSSGFQLLKVLSIPSVTWYDTLTQIARKENIRLAGHAPAGVLFAKALGQGIGCIEHLGGYETLPIDKPDFDEAVQRTLANKVYNCPTLDWYFVNYTQITLDSLKRRRGLDRLPTALLQSWNQTMENYLSQQARKHPDSLRKEQVAENQYVLHKLEVLKRLYPESH, encoded by the coding sequence ATGAACACGACCAAAATTTTGCCGCATCAGGACGTGGTTGTTGAAAATGGTCTGATTAAGACTATAAAGCCAACCGCCCGAAACAAGTATGCCAATGCCACTGTCATCGACGCATCAGGTAAATACTTGATGCCGGGGCTGGCTGATATGCATGTACACTTACCCCGAAAAGATCAGTTCGGCTATGGCCTTGATCAGTTTTTTCAATTGCATCTGGCAGCAGGTATAACAACGTTACGTTCTATGCGGGGCGATGAAGCTGACCCTGAATTACAACGTTTAATCGGAGAGGGTAAGAAACTGGCTCCTGATTTGTATATATCGGCTCCACCATTTTCGGCCCGCTATTGGCTATCGTCCGATTCGCTCACGCGACTGGTTCGGCAGTATAAATCAAGCGGGTTTCAACTGCTTAAAGTGTTGAGCATCCCGTCGGTAACGTGGTATGATACGCTGACGCAAATTGCCCGAAAAGAGAATATTCGGCTGGCCGGTCATGCACCTGCCGGGGTTCTGTTTGCCAAAGCCCTGGGTCAGGGAATTGGTTGCATCGAACACCTGGGTGGTTATGAAACATTACCCATTGATAAGCCTGACTTTGACGAAGCCGTACAACGAACACTGGCAAATAAGGTGTACAATTGCCCAACCTTAGATTGGTACTTTGTCAACTATACACAAATTACGCTCGATTCGCTAAAGCGTCGGCGTGGGTTAGACCGCTTGCCTACGGCTTTACTCCAAAGCTGGAATCAGACTATGGAGAATTACCTAAGCCAACAGGCCCGAAAACACCCCGACAGCCTACGCAAAGAACAGGTGGCCGAAAATCAGTATGTGCTACACAAACTGGAGGTACTAAAACGTCTGTACCCAGAATCACATTGA
- a CDS encoding helix-turn-helix domain-containing protein → MLTLLENIRQLRLHKNFKQEYMAEQLGISTATYSKIENGKIKLSTERLHRIAATLGLASTPLTIAQLNTYQNGSNQSEISNLKHQITKLEHERTQAIEREKSLLAYIRVLETTAP, encoded by the coding sequence ATGCTGACCCTTTTGGAAAATATCCGCCAGCTACGGCTACACAAAAATTTCAAACAAGAATACATGGCCGAACAATTAGGTATCAGCACTGCCACGTACTCAAAAATCGAAAATGGCAAAATTAAGCTCTCCACCGAGCGGCTACACCGAATTGCGGCTACACTGGGCCTGGCGTCAACACCATTAACTATAGCGCAACTGAACACTTACCAGAATGGGTCAAATCAGAGCGAAATCAGCAATCTTAAACACCAAATTACCAAACTTGAACACGAACGCACACAAGCTATAGAACGCGAAAAAAGCCTGTTAGCTTATATTCGCGTTCTGGAAACAACCGCTCCTTAG
- a CDS encoding DUF4197 domain-containing protein — MNKMIWLAVYAAPLFIQPVLGQDSTQQQPTQQQTPTQQPARRGGFGQLLERVLSAGSTGTTGSGLTNSDIATGLREALRVGISKGADQASATDGYFKNPLLRIAFPPEAQRVATQLRQLGFNRQVDQFELSLNRAAEDAAKVAKPVFIKAITSMSIGDAVGILRGSEDAATQYLRRTSGQQLVTEFTPIIDSTLRKNNATRMYGNLANMYNRLPGVQRVNPNLTEYATNKAVDGLFILVAQEEKQIREDPAARVSDILRRVFGSR; from the coding sequence ATGAACAAGATGATTTGGCTGGCGGTTTACGCGGCCCCACTATTTATCCAACCTGTTTTAGGACAAGATTCCACTCAACAGCAGCCTACGCAACAACAAACGCCTACGCAACAGCCCGCCCGACGTGGTGGTTTTGGGCAATTGTTGGAAAGGGTACTGTCTGCTGGCAGCACAGGTACAACCGGCAGCGGCCTGACCAACAGCGACATAGCCACGGGTCTGCGCGAAGCTTTGCGCGTAGGTATCAGCAAAGGAGCCGATCAGGCGTCGGCTACGGATGGCTACTTTAAAAATCCGCTGTTGCGCATTGCCTTCCCACCCGAAGCACAGCGTGTAGCGACGCAGTTGCGTCAACTTGGTTTCAACCGGCAGGTCGATCAGTTTGAATTATCGTTGAACCGGGCCGCCGAAGATGCGGCTAAAGTAGCGAAACCTGTGTTTATTAAAGCTATTACGTCGATGAGTATTGGCGATGCTGTAGGTATTTTACGCGGTTCTGAAGATGCCGCCACGCAATACCTGCGTCGGACGTCGGGCCAGCAATTGGTAACGGAGTTCACGCCTATTATCGACAGCACCCTGCGAAAGAACAACGCCACGCGCATGTATGGCAACTTAGCCAATATGTACAATCGGTTGCCCGGTGTTCAACGCGTAAATCCAAACCTGACCGAATACGCGACGAATAAGGCTGTCGATGGTTTGTTTATTCTGGTGGCGCAGGAAGAAAAACAGATTCGCGAAGACCCAGCCGCCCGCGTATCGGATATTTTGCGGAGAGTGTTTGGGAGCCGGTGA
- a CDS encoding competence/damage-inducible protein A yields the protein MINTIRAEVITIGDEILFGQITDTNTQWISTELTNIGIRTVRKSSVGDQADAILEILREAHQRADVIILTGGLGPTKDDITKKTLCTYFGVELVRNADALALVTSFFEKRGREMTDLNRGQADLPANAVYIQNDWGTAPGMWFEHNQCVYVSLPGVPFEMKQLMTNRILPRLRQHFETPVIKHKMIRTVGIGESFLAERIEAWEDALPAHIKLAYLPHFGQVRLRLTATGTDESALDRELAEQVAIVMPLIDKHVFGFDNDELETVVGQLLKTKNLTLGIAESCTGGYVSSRITSVPGSSAYFLGSIVSYANELKVKQLGVSPDTLARHGAVSEETIRQMAEGVRRTLGTDVGIATSGIAGPDGGTPDKPVGTIWIAVATPERIATRLLKLGQYRDQNIQITTTYVLNLLREVLKWNTD from the coding sequence ATGATCAATACCATCCGTGCCGAAGTGATTACCATCGGCGACGAAATTTTGTTCGGGCAAATCACCGACACCAACACCCAATGGATCAGCACCGAACTTACCAACATCGGCATCCGCACCGTTCGTAAATCGTCTGTCGGCGATCAGGCCGACGCCATTCTGGAGATTCTGCGGGAAGCCCACCAACGCGCAGACGTGATTATTCTTACCGGTGGACTCGGCCCCACCAAAGACGATATCACCAAGAAAACCCTCTGTACGTACTTCGGCGTAGAACTGGTTCGCAATGCCGATGCGCTGGCGTTGGTTACGAGCTTTTTTGAGAAACGAGGCCGCGAAATGACCGACCTCAACCGGGGTCAGGCCGACTTGCCCGCCAATGCCGTGTACATCCAGAACGACTGGGGCACAGCCCCCGGTATGTGGTTTGAACATAATCAGTGCGTATATGTTTCGCTGCCGGGTGTACCGTTCGAGATGAAACAGTTGATGACGAACCGGATTCTGCCCCGGCTGCGTCAACATTTTGAGACACCCGTTATCAAGCACAAAATGATTCGGACGGTCGGCATTGGCGAGTCGTTTCTGGCCGAGCGTATCGAAGCCTGGGAAGATGCCCTGCCCGCGCATATCAAATTAGCCTACCTCCCCCACTTCGGACAGGTTCGTCTGCGCCTGACGGCCACTGGCACCGACGAATCGGCCCTCGACCGCGAACTGGCCGAACAGGTTGCCATAGTGATGCCGCTCATTGACAAACATGTTTTCGGCTTCGATAACGACGAATTAGAAACGGTGGTTGGGCAGTTGCTGAAAACAAAAAATCTAACGCTGGGCATTGCCGAAAGCTGTACGGGTGGCTACGTATCGAGCCGGATCACGAGCGTACCGGGATCGTCGGCTTATTTTCTGGGCAGCATCGTCAGCTATGCCAATGAGCTCAAGGTGAAGCAGTTGGGCGTGTCGCCCGATACGCTGGCACGGCACGGGGCGGTGAGCGAGGAAACGATCCGGCAAATGGCTGAGGGCGTCCGCCGAACGCTTGGCACCGACGTAGGCATTGCCACGAGCGGCATTGCCGGTCCCGACGGCGGCACCCCCGATAAGCCCGTTGGCACCATCTGGATTGCCGTAGCGACACCAGAGCGCATTGCTACGCGCCTGCTCAAACTCGGCCAGTACCGCGACCAGAATATTCAGATTACAACGACGTATGTGCTGAATCTGCTGCGGGAGGTTTTGAAATGGAACACGGATTAA
- a CDS encoding TldD/PmbA family protein encodes MRRRDFLQLSGAGIGGLMLSSIPVLGNPISVEQLLEPRADAATKKRLADIALNAARSKGATYTDVRIGRYLQQYLFTREQKVQNVVNAESYGVGIRVLANGTWGFAATSTLTPDGIARCAETAVAIAKANARLQTEPVQLAPQKGVGEVTWKTPIQKNAFEIPVGQKIDLLMKVNKAAMDNGAAFVTSNLFFVNEQKYLASSDGSYIDQDIHRVWPTFTASAVDRTTGKFKTRDALSSPMGMGYEYLDGLASEKIQAPGGLVGYRNAYDMVEDATLAAKQVKQKLTAKSVQPGKYDLVLDPNHLGLTIHESVGHPLELDRVLGYEANYAGTSFATLDKWKAKNFNYGSKLVNIVADKTQPYTLGTVGYDDEGVPAKQWDLIKDGVLVNYQAIRDQVHIIGEKESQGCCYADNWSSVQFQRMPNVSLKAGTEKRSVFDMIKGVEKGIYIIGRGSYSIDQQRYNFQFGGQLFYEIKNGELVGMLDDVAYQSNTQEFWNSCAQLCDQDDYRTFGSFFDGKGQPAQVSAVSHGSPTTRFNGVNVINTGRKI; translated from the coding sequence ATGAGAAGAAGAGACTTTCTACAGCTATCGGGCGCGGGGATTGGAGGGCTGATGCTCAGTTCGATACCCGTGCTGGGCAACCCCATTTCAGTTGAGCAGTTGCTGGAACCACGCGCCGATGCTGCCACAAAAAAAAGGCTGGCCGACATTGCCCTGAATGCGGCCCGCAGCAAAGGTGCCACCTACACCGACGTGCGTATTGGCCGTTATCTGCAACAGTATCTGTTTACGCGTGAGCAAAAAGTGCAAAACGTGGTCAATGCCGAAAGTTACGGTGTAGGCATTCGGGTACTGGCAAATGGCACCTGGGGTTTTGCCGCTACCAGCACACTCACGCCCGATGGCATTGCCCGCTGCGCCGAAACCGCCGTTGCCATTGCCAAAGCCAACGCCCGGCTCCAAACCGAACCCGTACAACTGGCTCCGCAAAAGGGCGTAGGCGAGGTGACGTGGAAAACGCCGATCCAGAAAAACGCATTCGAGATTCCGGTTGGGCAGAAAATTGATCTGCTCATGAAGGTCAACAAAGCGGCTATGGACAACGGCGCGGCCTTCGTGACCTCGAACCTGTTCTTTGTGAACGAACAGAAATACTTAGCCTCGTCCGATGGTTCGTACATCGATCAGGACATTCACCGGGTGTGGCCTACGTTCACGGCGTCGGCGGTTGACCGGACTACGGGCAAGTTCAAAACCCGCGACGCGCTGTCGTCACCGATGGGTATGGGCTACGAGTACCTCGACGGGCTGGCATCGGAGAAGATTCAGGCACCGGGTGGCTTAGTGGGCTACCGCAACGCCTACGACATGGTCGAAGATGCGACGCTGGCGGCTAAGCAGGTAAAACAAAAACTTACGGCCAAAAGCGTTCAGCCTGGCAAATACGACCTTGTGCTGGACCCCAACCACCTCGGCCTGACTATCCACGAATCAGTCGGCCACCCGCTCGAACTCGACCGGGTGCTGGGTTACGAAGCCAACTACGCTGGCACCAGTTTCGCCACCCTCGACAAGTGGAAAGCCAAAAACTTCAACTACGGCAGCAAGTTGGTCAATATCGTGGCCGACAAAACCCAGCCTTACACGCTCGGCACAGTCGGTTATGATGATGAGGGTGTTCCGGCCAAACAGTGGGATTTGATTAAAGATGGCGTTTTGGTGAATTACCAGGCCATTCGCGATCAGGTACACATCATTGGCGAAAAAGAGTCGCAGGGCTGCTGCTACGCCGACAACTGGAGTTCGGTGCAGTTTCAGCGGATGCCGAATGTGTCATTAAAAGCAGGCACCGAAAAACGCTCGGTCTTCGACATGATTAAAGGCGTTGAAAAAGGCATCTACATCATTGGGCGAGGCTCATATTCCATCGATCAGCAGCGGTATAATTTCCAGTTTGGCGGTCAGTTGTTCTACGAAATCAAAAACGGCGAACTCGTCGGGATGCTCGACGACGTGGCCTACCAGTCGAACACGCAGGAATTCTGGAACTCGTGCGCTCAGCTTTGCGATCAGGACGATTACCGCACATTCGGCTCGTTTTTCGATGGCAAAGGCCAGCCTGCTCAGGTCAGTGCCGTGTCGCACGGTTCGCCCACCACACGCTTCAACGGCGTCAATGTGATTAATACCGGACGGAAGATATGA
- a CDS encoding TldD/PmbA family protein translates to MLTKEEAKRIIDKVLAYAKADETAVSLTGGRTGNIRYARNAVSTSGESENMSLAVTSVFGKRSGSATINEFDDASLEKTVRRAEEIARLAPENSEYMPMLGPQTYLDTKTYAESTAKIAPEYRAKAAFDSIMPCREKNLTAAGYMEDTAGFTAIGNSKGLFGYNRETSVEFSVTVRTDDGLGSGYATRDVTDVSLLNTKSATEVAMQKARASSAARALEPGKYTVILEPAALVSNTDASLLAAMMGSMDARNADEGRSFLSKKGGGTRLGEKLFDERVTIYSDPTNALIPSAPFGGGGGRFGGGGSDGRPQEKITWIEKGVVKNLYYSRYWADKKGVRAVPAPASFIMEGGTQSLAELIKSTDKGILVTRFWYIRPVDPQTLLYTGLTRDGTFYIENGQIKFPVKNFRFNESPVIMLNNLEAMGRPERIGGNLVPPLKIRDFTFTSLSDAV, encoded by the coding sequence ATGCTAACCAAAGAAGAAGCCAAACGCATTATTGATAAAGTGCTGGCCTACGCCAAAGCCGACGAAACGGCGGTGTCGCTGACGGGCGGGCGCACGGGCAACATCCGCTACGCCCGCAACGCCGTATCGACCTCCGGCGAATCAGAAAACATGAGTCTGGCCGTAACATCGGTGTTCGGCAAACGGTCGGGGTCGGCCACCATCAACGAGTTCGATGATGCGTCGCTCGAAAAGACCGTGCGTCGGGCCGAGGAAATTGCCCGGCTGGCCCCCGAAAATTCTGAATACATGCCGATGCTGGGGCCACAGACGTACTTAGACACCAAAACGTATGCCGAAAGTACGGCCAAAATCGCCCCTGAATACCGCGCCAAAGCCGCTTTCGACAGCATTATGCCGTGCCGTGAGAAAAACCTGACCGCAGCGGGCTACATGGAAGATACCGCCGGTTTCACGGCCATCGGCAATAGTAAAGGGCTGTTTGGCTATAACCGGGAAACGAGCGTCGAATTCTCCGTGACGGTTCGCACCGACGACGGTTTAGGCTCCGGCTATGCCACCCGCGACGTGACCGACGTTAGCCTGCTCAACACCAAAAGCGCGACCGAAGTAGCCATGCAGAAAGCACGGGCGTCATCGGCTGCGCGGGCACTGGAGCCGGGCAAATACACCGTCATTCTCGAACCGGCGGCTTTGGTCTCGAACACCGATGCGTCGCTGCTGGCGGCTATGATGGGGTCGATGGACGCCCGCAACGCCGACGAAGGTCGCTCGTTTCTGAGCAAGAAGGGCGGTGGCACCCGGCTCGGCGAGAAGCTGTTCGATGAGCGCGTAACTATCTATTCTGACCCAACCAACGCGCTGATTCCGAGTGCGCCGTTTGGGGGCGGAGGTGGTCGTTTTGGCGGGGGCGGTTCTGACGGTCGCCCGCAGGAAAAGATTACGTGGATTGAGAAAGGCGTGGTCAAAAACCTGTACTATTCGCGCTATTGGGCCGATAAGAAAGGCGTTCGGGCGGTTCCGGCTCCGGCGAGTTTTATCATGGAGGGCGGTACGCAGTCGTTGGCTGAGTTGATTAAAAGCACCGACAAGGGTATTTTAGTAACGCGGTTCTGGTACATCCGCCCCGTTGACCCGCAAACGCTGCTCTATACCGGTCTCACCCGCGACGGCACGTTTTACATTGAAAACGGGCAGATCAAATTTCCGGTCAAGAACTTCCGGTTTAACGAAAGCCCGGTTATTATGCTGAATAATCTGGAGGCTATGGGTCGCCCTGAGCGCATCGGGGGTAATTTGGTGCCGCCATTGAAAATTCGTGACTTTACGTTTACGTCGCTGTCTGATGCTGTGTAA
- a CDS encoding GxxExxY protein encodes MHKEKERYAESNLTAIIIGRAIEVHRALGPGLLESAYRDCLAYELQLAGLYVEREKALPIVYKEVRLEHGYRLDLLVEGELVVELKTVETLTDVHAAQLLTYLRLGQFPLGLLINFQVKMLRDGIKRFSNFSLREPQ; translated from the coding sequence ATGCACAAAGAAAAGGAGAGATACGCAGAGAGTAATTTGACAGCTATTATCATTGGCAGAGCCATTGAGGTTCACAGGGCATTAGGGCCGGGACTGCTGGAATCAGCTTATCGTGACTGTTTAGCGTATGAACTCCAACTGGCAGGATTATATGTAGAACGCGAGAAAGCCCTGCCAATCGTTTACAAAGAAGTTCGGCTGGAACACGGCTACCGGCTTGATCTGCTCGTTGAAGGTGAGTTGGTAGTCGAGTTAAAGACAGTAGAAACGCTGACAGATGTTCATGCGGCCCAACTATTGACCTACCTGCGACTGGGACAGTTTCCGCTTGGTTTGCTCATCAACTTCCAGGTAAAAATGCTCCGCGATGGCATCAAACGCTTTTCTAATTTTTCTCTCCGAGAACCTCAATAA
- a CDS encoding TldD/PmbA family protein encodes MNRRDFNQLLSMGTAGLLLPSLPAFSRPVAPEALLETGVDIAIKKRLADAGLNAAKSRGATYTDVRIGRYLNQFVVTREDKVQNIVNTESYGVGVRVIADGCWGFAAVVDAKNEADVAKAADKAVAIAKANAKLMKEPVQLAPQKGFGDVSWKAPIQKNAFEVPIKEKVDLLMSVNSAALKNGANYINSILFMVNEQKYIATSDGTYADQDIHRMWPLFNVTAIDPKTGKFETRQALSAPMGMGYEYLQANPTDKVTGVTTRYNRGYDMLEDAIAAAKQARTKHSAKSVEAGKYDLVLDPSHLWLTIHESVGHPLELDRVLGYEANFAGTSFATLDKWQTKNFNYGSKLVNLFADKTQVGSLGAVGYDDEGVKCKQWDLVKDGTLVNYQAIRDQVHIIGENESQGCCYADNWSSVQFQRMANVSLAAGKTPLSVQQMIKDVQKGIYIIGDGSFSIDQQRYNFQFGGQLFYEIKNGEIVGMLKDVAYQSNTQEFWNSCVAICDEKDYRLGGSFFDGKGQPAQSSAVSHGSSTTRFNGVNVINTARKI; translated from the coding sequence ATGAACCGCCGAGACTTTAATCAACTCCTTAGCATGGGCACCGCCGGGCTGCTGCTCCCATCGCTGCCTGCCTTTTCCAGACCCGTTGCGCCCGAAGCACTGCTCGAAACGGGCGTCGATATAGCCATCAAAAAACGCCTTGCCGATGCGGGCCTGAATGCAGCCAAAAGCCGGGGGGCAACCTATACCGACGTCCGTATTGGCCGCTACCTCAACCAGTTTGTTGTTACCCGCGAAGACAAGGTGCAGAACATTGTCAACACCGAATCGTATGGTGTGGGCGTTCGGGTAATTGCCGATGGCTGCTGGGGCTTTGCCGCCGTAGTCGATGCCAAAAACGAAGCCGACGTAGCTAAAGCCGCCGATAAGGCCGTAGCCATTGCCAAAGCCAACGCCAAACTTATGAAAGAGCCGGTACAACTGGCTCCGCAAAAAGGCTTTGGCGACGTGTCGTGGAAGGCCCCTATTCAGAAAAACGCATTTGAGGTGCCCATCAAAGAAAAGGTCGATTTGTTGATGAGCGTCAACAGCGCGGCCTTGAAAAACGGTGCCAACTACATCAACTCGATTCTGTTCATGGTCAACGAGCAGAAATACATCGCCACCAGCGATGGCACGTATGCCGACCAGGACATTCACCGGATGTGGCCCCTCTTCAATGTTACGGCCATCGACCCAAAAACGGGCAAATTTGAAACGCGACAGGCTCTGAGCGCACCAATGGGCATGGGCTACGAATACCTGCAAGCCAACCCCACCGACAAAGTTACGGGCGTTACAACCCGCTACAACCGGGGCTACGACATGCTCGAAGACGCCATTGCAGCCGCCAAACAGGCCCGCACCAAACATTCGGCCAAGTCGGTCGAAGCGGGTAAGTATGATTTGGTACTCGACCCCAGTCACCTCTGGCTCACCATTCACGAATCGGTCGGCCACCCGCTCGAACTCGACCGGGTGCTGGGCTACGAAGCCAACTTTGCCGGCACCAGTTTCGCTACGCTCGACAAGTGGCAAACCAAAAATTTCAACTACGGCAGTAAGCTCGTAAATCTCTTCGCCGACAAAACGCAGGTTGGTTCGCTGGGGGCCGTGGGCTACGACGACGAGGGCGTGAAATGCAAGCAATGGGATCTGGTGAAAGACGGAACGCTGGTGAACTACCAGGCCATCCGCGATCAGGTACACATCATTGGCGAGAACGAATCGCAGGGCTGCTGCTACGCCGATAACTGGAGTTCGGTCCAGTTCCAGCGCATGGCAAACGTGTCGCTGGCGGCTGGCAAAACGCCCCTCAGCGTACAGCAGATGATTAAAGACGTGCAAAAAGGCATCTACATCATCGGCGACGGTTCGTTCAGCATCGATCAGCAGCGGTACAATTTCCAGTTTGGCGGACAGTTGTTTTACGAAATCAAAAACGGCGAAATCGTCGGGATGCTCAAAGACGTAGCCTACCAGTCGAACACGCAGGAATTCTGGAACTCGTGCGTTGCCATCTGCGACGAAAAAGACTACCGGCTCGGCGGCAGTTTCTTCGATGGAAAGGGCCAGCCCGCCCAATCGAGCGCGGTCTCGCACGGCTCCAGTACGACCCGGTTCAATGGGGTAAATGTGATCAATACAGCGAGAAAGATTTGA
- a CDS encoding TldD/PmbA family protein, whose protein sequence is MATIFTEAEAKALLTKVLSYSKADECEANLLGEERGNIRYARNDVSTSGEIVNKNLVVQSAFGKKVGTATIDEFDDASLEKVVRRSEELARLAPENPEHVGVLGPQTYLKSVGFFDSTANLSPDARAEAVQKSLQLTRDAKLVAAGFMEDRRGYSAMMNSKGLFAYYPSTNVNFSLTVRTDDGKGSGYVARGYSDVSKLDTAAATNIAIQKARGSADARALEPGKYTVILEPTAAAVLLENIFFNMDARSADEGRSYFSKKGGLSRMGDKIVDERVTIYSDPTNIDLPASPWSGDGRAQEKTMWIEKGVVKNLSYSRFWAQKKGKKALPSPNNVIMAGGTASLDEMIRSTQRGILVTKLWYIREVDPQTILLTGLTRDGTFYIENGKIKHPVKNFRFNESPIIMLNNLEALGKPERVVSTESDQNYLIPPMKIREFTFTSLSDAV, encoded by the coding sequence ATGGCAACTATATTCACTGAAGCAGAAGCCAAAGCCCTGCTTACCAAAGTGCTCAGCTACTCGAAAGCCGACGAGTGCGAAGCCAACCTATTGGGCGAGGAGCGCGGCAACATCCGCTACGCCCGCAACGACGTGAGCACGAGCGGAGAAATCGTTAACAAAAACCTCGTGGTGCAGTCGGCATTTGGCAAAAAAGTTGGTACGGCTACGATTGACGAGTTTGACGATGCCTCGCTTGAGAAGGTAGTGCGTCGGTCGGAAGAGCTGGCCCGGCTGGCTCCCGAAAACCCCGAACACGTGGGCGTTCTGGGGCCGCAGACGTACCTGAAAAGTGTAGGCTTTTTCGACAGCACGGCCAACCTTTCGCCCGACGCCCGCGCCGAAGCGGTTCAAAAAAGCCTGCAACTAACCCGCGACGCCAAATTAGTTGCTGCCGGGTTTATGGAAGACCGGCGCGGCTATTCGGCCATGATGAACTCGAAAGGGTTGTTTGCCTATTATCCCAGCACGAACGTCAATTTCTCGCTGACCGTCCGCACCGACGACGGCAAGGGGTCGGGCTACGTGGCGCGGGGCTACAGCGACGTTTCTAAACTCGACACCGCAGCCGCTACGAACATCGCCATTCAGAAAGCACGCGGCTCAGCCGATGCGCGGGCGTTGGAACCGGGCAAATACACCGTCATTCTGGAACCGACCGCAGCCGCCGTTCTGCTCGAAAACATTTTCTTCAACATGGACGCCCGCTCTGCCGACGAGGGCCGGTCGTATTTCAGCAAGAAAGGTGGATTAAGCCGGATGGGCGATAAGATTGTGGACGAGCGCGTAACCATTTATTCCGACCCCACCAACATCGACCTGCCCGCGTCGCCGTGGTCGGGCGATGGCCGGGCGCAGGAGAAAACGATGTGGATTGAAAAGGGCGTGGTAAAAAACCTGTCGTACTCGCGGTTCTGGGCGCAGAAAAAGGGCAAAAAAGCCCTCCCCAGCCCCAATAACGTGATTATGGCCGGTGGTACAGCTTCGCTCGATGAGATGATTCGAAGTACGCAACGCGGTATTTTGGTCACGAAACTCTGGTACATACGCGAGGTTGATCCGCAGACGATTCTGCTCACGGGCCTCACCCGCGACGGTACGTTTTACATCGAAAACGGAAAAATCAAACATCCGGTCAAGAATTTCCGGTTCAACGAAAGCCCGATTATCATGCTCAACAACCTCGAAGCGTTGGGCAAGCCGGAGCGCGTAGTCAGCACCGAATCGGACCAGAACTATTTGATTCCGCCGATGAAAATCCGGGAGTTTACGTTCACGAGCTTGTCGGATGCGGTGTGA
- a CDS encoding Uma2 family endonuclease, giving the protein MTNPMLSTRVHDLLEAPDAKLVIERAQAILADEANRRRAFREWLRDDVKAEFINGEIIMHSPVKRRHLDATQNLLILLRVYVHKHDLGAVDSEKALVGLTRNDYEPDICFWNAETAASFQDDQMEHPAPDLIVEVLSKSTTGRDRGIKFEDYAAHGVLEYWIIDPVRKSVEQYQLDEPTMAFASAAVLYDDDTLSALTVPGFQIPVRAIFEKQANMDALQAILAA; this is encoded by the coding sequence TTGACAAATCCAATGCTCTCGACCCGCGTACATGACCTGCTCGAAGCCCCCGACGCCAAACTCGTCATCGAGCGGGCACAGGCTATTTTGGCCGATGAAGCCAACCGTCGCCGAGCATTCCGTGAATGGCTACGCGACGATGTAAAAGCCGAATTCATCAACGGCGAAATCATTATGCACTCGCCCGTCAAACGGCGGCATTTAGACGCTACTCAAAATTTATTGATACTCCTTCGGGTTTATGTTCACAAACATGACCTGGGAGCGGTCGATTCCGAGAAAGCTCTTGTGGGGCTAACCCGCAACGATTACGAACCGGACATCTGCTTCTGGAACGCCGAAACAGCCGCTTCGTTTCAGGACGACCAAATGGAACACCCCGCCCCCGATTTGATTGTTGAAGTACTATCGAAAAGTACCACGGGCCGCGACCGAGGAATAAAGTTTGAAGATTATGCAGCCCACGGCGTGCTGGAATACTGGATTATCGACCCGGTTCGCAAATCAGTAGAGCAATACCAGTTAGACGAACCGACAATGGCGTTTGCATCGGCGGCAGTGCTGTACGATGACGATACGCTATCGGCTCTCACTGTACCCGGCTTTCAGATTCCGGTGCGGGCCATTTTCGAGAAACAAGCCAATATGGATGCGCTACAGGCCATTCTGGCTGCATAG